The genomic window attttgatttcaaaatattaaattcattctTTGCTAAAAAACACCAAATATGTATaatcttttcaattttgaaaaaaagactAATGTCGCCATAAAGAATTCTCAAATGCTTCTAGGTTTCCATTTAAAACAGATTAAGTTAGAatattaaattaccaaaaataattaaaaaggtaAGTTAGATTCATTTACAGGAAGGCTAAACCAATATTCAATTggattgttgaataaaaaataatcatccattatattaaaaataatctaaaaataagaGGCGAGCCAGAGCCAGAGTATCTTTTCAAAAAGGGGTTTCACTCTTGTTTTTTTTGCTTTCATATCGGTAACAATCAATCTTAACAAATAAATTCTGGTAGGGTTGATAGTTACAcagatataattgaaaaacgaGAAAAAGCCCTATTTCAAAAACTCCCCTGTTTCCGGCTCGCCTCTTACAGTTTAGAACTTTTAGTATATAGTAATATTAGAACCAGCTAAACTAATTTCCAAAAAACCCGGATTTATTTCCCTGAAATGTTATCATTTTGTGTTAATTAGCTAGAGAACCTATATATGTAGgaatccataaaattatctcaattttaatttttttaagagaggtagtgaactaaaattttaataattgttttttgttcttTGCCTTAGAAGTATGCTTGGAGTCGTAATCAAGCAAAATCGGCTTAAACTTTAGCCAAAGAAATTTATCTTTAGCTCGTTGAAatagaaaagttaaaataaaaataatatccctTGTTAAAGCGAAtaactttgaaacatttttcgaaacgTCAATTTATCTCGATATATACGGAATGTTATAATTAACTTAGTTCGTAAAATATAACCAACTTGCTGCTGAGTTAAAGAAATTGGGTGCATTTCTCATTGGATACATTTGTCGTTGGTTCGCTCGAATTCTGGCTAGCTAAGAACTATAAGGTCTCGAAGTCTTTGGGAATAGCACCCAAATATACGCAGACCATAGCTCGGTTGATGGTGTCGgattttaaagattataaataaaaaactatattagtTGCCATGTTGGCCTTAATAAAAAACAtgatgaaaaatacaaaaatttcttactcCAACGTAATATCCTTTAATGGAATATCAATTCGAAATGTTTGTAAAGGTTCAATTTGTAATTCTGGATACGATTTGATTGGTGAATTTTCTCCAGCAAAATACTTTAATGCTTCTTTTGCAAAATTATTGAATGTCGATTTAGACAGCGTACATAGATGTTTTTCAGTTagcaataatatttcaataactgcataaatttgaacaatttttgtaaatttttgtttggatACAATTAAATTCACCGTATTTTGTTGATTCGCTGAAATCGTTAACCGTTTTGAGTACATGGATGTACGTTTTTGATTCACTACAGATTTCCTAGTATTTGTATTACGTGTTTCTTCTATCTtactgtaaaacaaaaaataattttattgtttaaaaaactaaaccacaaatcttttttgaaatatggacTGAAGAGTTTCGTAGTAAATAGTGTAACATGTGCAATGGGGCAAATTTAGCTACAAGTGCGTGAGCCGTCCATGGAATAATAGGGGCCAGTGCCCGAAGTGTACACATTTTTTCGATAAGCGGCTAATTGCCCACTATTTGCGCCAAATTCGGTTATCACGCGGGAAAGTATCcagtaatagtaataaaatagtATATGGTGTATCAaggtttaaaaatcaaaaagtcCTCTTACCTATTGgtgcatataataatatttttgaaaggcTATTgcgattttcgaattttttaaatacaaaaacaaaagccatcaaaaaaatttattcaaaactaccatctatttatcgaaaaataatattagcatttaaaatttcttatgaaTTTTTTCCTGATTTAACAAATGGAATGAATTTCGAACGTGCATTTAAAGTaaatacttacaaaatattCAGTTTTAAGTAATCATCAATTGGTAAGTcacatgttaaaaataaatgtaaataatcttTTCGCAATTTTTCTACACCAATTTCAATTAACATTTCAATCGGTTCAGTTCCActtaattcttgaaaaattgttgTACTTTTTCCAATATTACGTATTAATGTTGCAAGCCTTGTATTATTATCTTCATTTacctaattaatttaataccaAACATATTAAAAgttggataaaaataaaatggcaaTATCAGTTTGTAGGACAGTGAATAAATTAGGGTATCACATTTTAATTTCTCAAAGTAAATTTTCCTTCAACAAagcattttggaaaaaaatggcacaaataaaagttgttatacTTGGAAGAGGAAAAAAAGtcgtttatttttcattaggaacattttttttctttatacttttcaaaattttgtacatcattttttgttttctaactTTTGTTCATAATGTTAGGtaataaacaatttgttttgattaaagagaattgaaaataaatacactcgaacccggacttcttggattcatgtcaagcgccctaccaattaggctattcgagtaattaattaagattctctttaattaagatttctagacaagatatttgtcaatatttagtttacgcctgtatgtagcatattacatcaaaaataatcgaatagaccatgatgtaaatatcgtatgcataattataaataaacaacaacaataagtaataatttgttttgatttacgaaaattttaaacagaacAGTGACGCCTCCCTTTGCATAACATACGTTGTTAGACCTTTCTTATGCAGGACGTTAGAATGAGCGGCATGTtgattcacttttaaataatttgaacttACGTATAACGAAAGTTGACTTTGTACTATttctttatatatgtatttaaaacagTCCGATAAATCGGTATAGCAGCTACAttctgcaattaaaaaaaaaattataaagctaataaaaatttgaaacttatttattaatttaaaaatactgcaCTTGTCAAAATATTCCATAATTCATCGGTAAAATCTAAACTCCTTCGATGCGATAACAGATTAACAACAGCttcttgtaatttatttttttctttagtttcCAATAGCGCCAAATGACGTAATTGTTGCATTTCATCAcactacaaacaaaaaatagtttttaccgGTCAAAAGCTTAAGacaataagtaatatttaataatttatgtgaaataaaattttgtatagactCCAATCAGTAATTTCCTTGTAAGCTCTTTTGAAGTCGACGCCAATGATTTTTAGCAAATAATCTGTTTAACGTCCACTTCAAGTGTAATTGCTCTCAAGGAAATTAttaccctcacgggtaaattcaaaaaaaagttgtttatttttgtataaggaacattttcaacatttaaacttttgttttatctctaacggtttacaagatgggtctttacgaacccaagatccaattgacctatgttgctcatttacgaactcaaacttcCTTTCctgccctgagcacgctataaaaaattttcatcgttacaaacctgggagtaaacttaatataccttgatatatttcatatatacatggtataaaaagtaacattttgtgGCCTCAATCAAAGCCACGCCCTCAATGCTTACCTTTATAAATACGTTACTAATCAAAtcaacaaaatcaatattttcatcatctgaatgaaattgaatatttcttaaaatttgaacaTCTGTTTCACCTTCATAGTTTTCAGCAATTTCtatgtatttttgtaataaatctaAGGATGATGATAAGAGAAGAGCTTCACTTTGATTATGCCCTAAGATACATTGAATcacctaaaatataaaaaataaagtatgatGAAGCCACTAACTATACTAGTCAAAGTAAAAATCACATACACCAACTGCTTTTGAATTACTAGGTACTACGTAGCTTGGTTCATTCCAATTTACTTCAATCATGACTGATCCATTTATTTGTGAACTTTCAATTTGATCTTCTAATATTCGATGAccataaatttcaaattgacaACTTGTTTCTATTTTAGTCTAAAAAAttacgttatttttatttttaagattattaataaaactaaaaacttcagaaacaAAAAGTActgaaaaaaatgtcaaaaatacttaaataatgtaAGCGTCTATCATTATCAAAGTCATGCGTGTGGTACAAAGCCAAAAACCTTGGTTCGTGAAGCTCTAGAGTGATACAAAAATACGTAGATTGAAGCAAGGATGTTTGGGTAGTCACGGGAATTATGGGCTCCCTCCATACTGAAAGAAAGAGTATTGAGTAAAAAGCAGGATTAATTTAAATTCGTGAACCCCTccaaaatttacttttagatCCGCACCTCGCACTATTTTGTTAGGCTTATGAAATTTGGCAAATCTCTTGCGTACTTAAAATTTCGAAGATCTCAAAATGTTCTTTTCCAAATACAGACAAACTTCAAAATGATaaccatttgaaaattttgaagctataaaaactacaaagtcgaaaaaagttttttcacatatttttttaagattttttttttttttttacttattttttttatagaatttttttaatgatttgtactTTTTTGCAGAATTCAGTTCTGTAAGGCCCCCAACGTATTGGCAGGTATTTGAAATGCCTGAActcattttttagtataaaaagttaaaaaatgatttttaaatgacattaaacttacttttttttcttcgatttcTTCAGCCAGTTTGTCATGTTTCTCTAGAAGGGTTGCAATAGCCACGCATTTATTTGTTCGTTGATGGTACCCTTCAAATGTTATGATGTGGCTACCTAAGAAGCCTTCATAGCAGGATGTGCCTAGAAATGCGGCTTTAGTTGGATCATTTCGATCACAAATTACAAATAATCCATCaacatttaaagttttagaGAATAAATTATACGTGTTTAAAAATTCTCTGAAAAAAGTACTTGTGTTAATAatccaagaaaataaatatatagccTTGAACTAATTTGTATAGgctgaaaatttaaatacaggtaatactaatattataaaaattattttgagagatTTCTCCATACATCTAAGAAACGCGTgataaagaaaatagaaaattatatcaatcattagtgatgtttacaaacaaaaatattagttaAGACTTAAAGACAATTGTTTTGTTGAAGGTTGTTGGAGTTAGTACTAATCAATAATTTGACTAAATTTTCTATCTCATATCAAAACAGAATTACCGTGCCCTCTCAATTGGAATTGGAAAATGTGATTCTTCAATATCCAaccaaaatttttccaatttattttcgGAAACAACTTCCACTATTGATACATCAGATTCTAATTTTAGTGGTGATCCCGTTAAATCTTTTTCCGATGTAGTGTCAAGCTGATTTCTAACAGGTGAAGTTGGACATGAcgataaattatcaatattctaaaaaattatttgaattaaaatggaATAGAAATCATACTAATctcaaagaatttaatttacttttctaTAAACTAACAGaatatcatttttcataaaaaggatTTCTGAAAGATATGTTGGCACAGAACACAGTTCGAATTGAAAattagatgaattattattcCTAAAATACGTTAAAATATCTGAAtccattattcttttttaaataaaattactgaatttgat from Chrysoperla carnea chromosome 2, inChrCarn1.1, whole genome shotgun sequence includes these protein-coding regions:
- the LOC123292731 gene encoding protein zwilch homolog; amino-acid sequence: MDSDILTYFRNNNSSNFQFELCSVPTYLSEILFMKNDILLVYRKNIDNLSSCPTSPVRNQLDTTSEKDLTGSPLKLESDVSIVEVVSENKLEKFWLDIEESHFPIPIERAREFLNTYNLFSKTLNVDGLFVICDRNDPTKAAFLGTSCYEGFLGSHIITFEGYHQRTNKCVAIATLLEKHDKLAEEIEEKKTKIETSCQFEIYGHRILEDQIESSQINGSVMIEVNWNEPSYVVPSNSKAVGVIQCILGHNQSEALLLSSSLDLLQKYIEIAENYEGETDVQILRNIQFHSDDENIDFVDLISNVFIKCDEMQQLRHLALLETKEKNKLQEAVVNLLSHRRSLDFTDELWNILTKCSCYTDLSDCFKYIYKEIVQSQLSLYVNEDNNTRLATLIRNIGKSTTIFQELSGTEPIEMLIEIGVEKLRKDYLHLFLTCDLPIDDYLKLNIFKIEETRNTNTRKSVVNQKRTSMYSKRLTISANQQNTVNLIVSKQKFTKIVQIYAVIEILLLTEKHLCTLSKSTFNNFAKEALKYFAGENSPIKSYPELQIEPLQTFRIDIPLKDITLDNTQAIWKMILTSEGEYSGLKTTYVQSIRSLFPPSIYDITLKDNATQELFRYHCIEYNYFWNKFF